From a single Candidatus Thorarchaeota archaeon genomic region:
- a CDS encoding methylmalonyl-CoA mutase family protein: MDKKADTDPVYAEELRKIREAKEGWENTTLAKHIERHPERREEFISTSSTPVRRIYTPLDIPDFDYLRDLGFPSQYPYTRGVQPTMYRGRIWTMRQFAGMGTAEESNARYKFLLANGQTGLSVAFHLPTIFGRDSDHPFAFGEVGKLGVAVDTLKDMEILFAGIPLDKVTTSMTINAPASILLAMYMVAAAKTGVPADKIGGTIQNDILKEYMAQKSWIYPPEPSLRIITDIIEYSTEHIPRWNTISISGYHIREAGSTAVQELAFTLLNGLTYVEWATKRGLDVDAFAPRLSFFFNAHNDIFEEIAKYRAARRIWAREMKERFGAKKPRSLWMRFHTQTAGCSLTAQQPMVNIVRTAYQALAAVLGGTQSLHTNSMDEALCLPTEDAVRVALRTQQVLAHESGVANTIDPLAGSYYVEALTNEMEEAAYKYFDQVDALGGVIPAIEKGFFQKEIANASFRYQKEIEEKRRIIVGVNEYVLEGEDIAIPVLKIDPEVERKQVERLQRIRRERDNKRVQEALDGLRKASEGTENVMPHIVEAVKAYASVGEICDVWREVYGEWEEPKIF; this comes from the coding sequence ATGGACAAGAAGGCAGATACCGACCCTGTATATGCAGAAGAGCTGCGTAAGATCCGAGAGGCCAAAGAAGGATGGGAAAACACCACCTTGGCCAAACATATCGAGCGTCATCCTGAGCGAAGGGAGGAATTCATCTCTACGTCGAGCACACCTGTACGACGAATATACACACCATTAGACATCCCGGATTTTGATTACCTAAGAGATCTCGGATTTCCAAGTCAGTACCCGTACACTCGTGGTGTACAACCCACAATGTATCGGGGTCGTATCTGGACGATGAGGCAATTTGCAGGAATGGGCACTGCTGAAGAGTCGAATGCGCGGTACAAATTTCTCCTCGCTAATGGTCAGACGGGTCTCAGTGTTGCCTTTCACTTGCCCACCATCTTTGGGCGCGACTCGGATCATCCCTTTGCATTCGGCGAGGTTGGAAAACTCGGCGTTGCTGTGGACACCCTCAAGGACATGGAGATCTTATTCGCGGGCATACCTCTTGACAAGGTCACAACATCAATGACCATTAATGCTCCAGCGTCAATCCTTCTTGCGATGTACATGGTGGCTGCTGCAAAGACCGGAGTTCCAGCAGACAAGATCGGCGGGACGATCCAGAATGATATCCTCAAAGAATACATGGCACAAAAGAGCTGGATTTATCCACCTGAGCCATCACTTCGGATCATCACTGACATCATTGAATATTCGACCGAACACATCCCACGATGGAACACGATCTCCATCAGTGGCTATCACATTCGAGAGGCGGGCTCAACCGCAGTTCAAGAACTTGCATTTACTCTACTGAATGGACTCACATACGTGGAGTGGGCAACTAAGAGGGGACTTGATGTTGATGCCTTTGCACCTCGCCTGTCATTCTTCTTTAATGCACATAATGACATCTTTGAAGAAATCGCAAAATACCGGGCAGCACGAAGGATATGGGCACGCGAGATGAAAGAGAGATTCGGGGCCAAGAAGCCACGATCCCTCTGGATGCGATTCCATACACAGACGGCAGGCTGCTCACTGACGGCCCAGCAACCCATGGTCAATATCGTTCGCACCGCATATCAAGCACTCGCCGCTGTTCTTGGTGGGACGCAATCACTTCACACAAACAGCATGGATGAGGCTCTCTGTCTGCCTACTGAGGATGCTGTACGAGTAGCGCTGAGGACCCAACAGGTGCTTGCTCACGAAAGTGGGGTTGCTAATACCATCGACCCACTTGCAGGATCATACTACGTTGAGGCTCTGACAAACGAGATGGAAGAAGCGGCATACAAGTACTTTGATCAGGTTGATGCGCTTGGCGGTGTCATCCCCGCCATTGAAAAGGGATTCTTCCAAAAGGAGATCGCTAACGCATCCTTCAGGTATCAGAAAGAGATCGAAGAAAAACGCAGGATCATTGTAGGAGTCAATGAGTACGTTCTTGAAGGCGAGGACATAGCGATTCCGGTCCTCAAGATTGACCCCGAGGTCGAGCGGAAACAGGTCGAGCGACTTCAACGAATTCGCCGCGAGCGAGATAACAAACGAGTTCAGGAAGCACTCGATGGACTCAGAAAGGCATCAGAAGGGACCGAGAATGTCATGCCCCACATTGTTGAAGCGGTCAAGGCGTACGCTTCGGTGGGCGAGATCTGTGATGTCTGGCGAGAGGTCTACGGGGAGTGGGAAGAACCCAAGATATTCTAA
- a CDS encoding flavodoxin family protein: MLIVGINGSPKKERSNTRFLLEQALEGASEKMESLGIDCKTMLVNLADYEIRRCTGCDVCLKKKPCPESARDDMNKLEDIVRQADAIIIGAPSYFTTVPGILKDFIDRSRPMKMLDHQLRNKVFGAVTFAGLRYGGQEVVADYLNRYALTQGMIVVGGLGNPITDGIAGQGSMQTDEGTWRSSKKDTLAIKGSRLLGGRVAEITALIGGTDK, from the coding sequence ATGCTGATTGTTGGGATTAATGGGTCACCAAAGAAAGAACGTTCGAACACCAGATTTCTGTTGGAACAGGCTCTTGAGGGGGCCTCGGAAAAAATGGAGAGCTTGGGAATCGATTGCAAGACCATGCTTGTGAATCTGGCAGACTATGAAATCCGAAGATGCACGGGCTGTGATGTCTGCCTCAAAAAGAAACCCTGCCCTGAGAGTGCCAGAGACGATATGAATAAACTAGAAGACATAGTTCGACAGGCTGATGCGATCATCATAGGAGCTCCCTCGTATTTCACAACGGTACCGGGGATCTTGAAAGACTTCATCGATAGGTCTCGACCAATGAAGATGCTGGATCATCAGCTGAGAAACAAGGTGTTCGGAGCAGTCACATTTGCAGGACTGCGATATGGTGGCCAAGAAGTCGTTGCAGACTATCTCAACAGGTACGCCCTCACCCAAGGAATGATCGTCGTGGGGGGACTAGGTAATCCCATCACAGACGGTATCGCGGGTCAGGGAAGTATGCAGACGGATGAGGGAACATGGAGATCTTCGAAAAAAGATACACTCGCAATCAAAGGAAGCAGACTTCTCGGTGGAAGAGTCGCAGAGATCACAGCATTGATTGGAGGAACGGATAAGTGA
- a CDS encoding polymer-forming cytoskeletal protein translates to MKFEKQNTVELGTVDEDVEIVDCSSLIPSEGDTITISGRLKIKGDLDIRGSLRVHSIEAKGNITIEGNLISDDGVVIKKNDLEVEGSVKARTIDVDKQLLIHGDIDCDAVKGGGSVKVTGNARATKISGGGSVVIKGDVTSERVAAGGAIRLHGNADIEELAVGGSAKVIRGKIESVSVGGSFSAQDAIIIERLSVGGSASVGSNSEIERVSVGGSFEVKGQLEFGRIDVGGTVKLEGDAKGDEISVGGAISVDGNLALDRLEVGGRVTVSGNIHCDDHLQVGGTLTCEGDVIAEDLIIGGSIEAKYIKAERFRIGRKGEVIGPVEAEDILIREKSRVDLLYGSRIRVEEKSRVRAIYGDDVVIERDVKVRDKVVYTNTLDMEDDVELRNPPEKVDTLPSIDDLINRDPLGFQ, encoded by the coding sequence ATGAAGTTTGAGAAACAGAATACAGTTGAACTCGGAACTGTGGATGAGGACGTAGAAATCGTTGATTGCAGTTCCCTCATTCCTTCCGAGGGCGACACCATCACAATATCTGGGCGCCTCAAGATCAAGGGCGACCTTGACATCAGGGGTTCCCTTCGAGTTCATTCCATCGAGGCCAAGGGCAACATCACTATTGAGGGTAACCTTATCTCGGATGATGGGGTTGTCATCAAGAAGAACGATTTGGAGGTCGAGGGGTCTGTGAAGGCTCGGACTATAGATGTGGACAAGCAGCTCTTGATTCATGGTGATATTGACTGTGATGCTGTAAAAGGAGGCGGCTCGGTCAAGGTCACGGGGAATGCGCGGGCCACAAAAATAAGTGGCGGCGGTTCTGTTGTCATTAAGGGCGATGTCACATCTGAGAGAGTGGCCGCAGGTGGTGCTATTCGACTTCATGGTAATGCGGATATTGAAGAGCTGGCCGTGGGCGGCAGTGCAAAGGTAATACGTGGCAAGATCGAATCGGTCTCTGTTGGAGGCTCGTTCTCCGCGCAGGATGCAATTATAATTGAGCGGCTCTCTGTAGGTGGGAGTGCCTCAGTAGGATCGAATTCCGAGATTGAGCGTGTTAGTGTTGGAGGTTCATTCGAGGTAAAGGGGCAGCTCGAGTTTGGCCGAATCGATGTTGGGGGAACTGTCAAATTAGAAGGTGATGCTAAAGGCGACGAGATCTCTGTTGGCGGGGCAATCTCTGTGGACGGTAATCTCGCACTCGATCGCCTTGAGGTTGGGGGGCGCGTCACAGTATCCGGGAACATTCATTGTGATGACCATTTACAGGTTGGTGGTACTCTGACTTGTGAAGGTGACGTGATTGCCGAGGATCTGATCATTGGCGGTTCAATTGAGGCGAAGTATATCAAGGCCGAACGATTTAGAATTGGGCGAAAAGGTGAGGTCATAGGTCCCGTCGAGGCCGAAGACATTCTCATCCGCGAGAAATCCCGTGTCGATCTTCTCTATGGGTCTCGAATTCGTGTTGAAGAGAAGAGCCGTGTGCGAGCAATCTATGGTGATGATGTAGTCATTGAACGTGATGTAAAAGTCCGTGACAAGGTCGTCTACACCAACACTCTTGATATGGAAGACGATGTTGAACTCCGAAATCCCCCCGAGAAGGTCGATACACTCCCATCAATTGATGATCTCATTAACAGAGACCCTCTGGGATTTCAATGA
- a CDS encoding FAD-binding oxidoreductase, with the protein MTVKYNHVTDDVVKKLVSICGEKYVTTSEPLRHSYMARGIMGLEAVLPEAIVRPEDAHQVSEILVLANENLIPVTPAAGGLSGGFALPAIEPGGIYMDMTRMNGLQVDVENRVMIVEPGLKSGDAWRIFKTKYPEWAPPIPDGAPPAATVLGDAIERGFSLVTGVYGPQADMIMGLEVVLPTGEIFRTGSWALDGAKPYYRWGPGPNPDGLFLGSQGSMGIITKAAIKMIPHPHFKTVVAYGGKSWDDIIKPTWEVSKHEMGIAEHTVMVQGGNWPLVMTRWPKTNVPLDYEFYKKIGISEYWMNYEIWAWTEEELEDTKKGIDEIYKAYEVKAKTECPQWKLHPKQIASRLKKPNKIAVSYSLWQAGFLFITWYTPWLESARMMEEYCAKMEEYGFPPTMWVASIDHGRQAIVMPILCFNSTEPGIYDKIREFNLETTRSFLKKGWLNYRPDPFVHAPETFSRTPEYYNMLLKFRKVLDPNLILHPGRLAIPWESVTDLPSPVKDGK; encoded by the coding sequence GTGACTGTGAAATACAATCACGTGACCGACGATGTGGTCAAGAAGCTGGTCTCCATATGTGGCGAGAAATACGTCACGACTAGCGAACCTCTTCGCCACTCGTACATGGCACGAGGCATCATGGGACTAGAAGCAGTCTTACCCGAGGCAATAGTCAGACCGGAAGACGCTCATCAGGTCTCTGAGATCCTTGTTCTTGCCAATGAAAACCTGATACCTGTGACCCCCGCAGCCGGTGGACTCAGCGGAGGATTCGCCCTCCCTGCCATCGAGCCGGGTGGCATCTACATGGACATGACCCGGATGAATGGACTCCAAGTAGATGTAGAGAACAGAGTCATGATTGTTGAGCCGGGTCTGAAATCCGGGGACGCATGGCGAATCTTCAAGACCAAGTATCCGGAATGGGCACCACCAATACCAGATGGCGCACCACCCGCAGCTACGGTCCTTGGAGATGCTATCGAACGAGGGTTCTCACTTGTGACTGGTGTCTATGGACCACAGGCAGATATGATCATGGGACTTGAGGTCGTTCTTCCAACAGGAGAGATCTTTAGGACAGGCTCGTGGGCCCTTGATGGTGCAAAACCATACTATCGATGGGGACCCGGCCCAAACCCGGATGGCCTATTCCTCGGCTCCCAAGGATCCATGGGTATTATCACAAAGGCTGCAATCAAGATGATCCCCCATCCACACTTCAAGACGGTGGTGGCGTATGGCGGAAAGAGCTGGGACGACATCATCAAACCCACATGGGAGGTCTCGAAGCATGAGATGGGCATCGCGGAACACACCGTCATGGTGCAGGGTGGCAACTGGCCCCTTGTCATGACCAGATGGCCCAAGACCAACGTTCCCTTAGACTACGAGTTCTACAAGAAAATCGGAATCAGTGAGTATTGGATGAACTACGAGATCTGGGCGTGGACTGAAGAAGAACTCGAAGATACCAAGAAGGGTATTGATGAGATCTACAAGGCATACGAAGTCAAGGCGAAGACCGAATGCCCGCAATGGAAGCTTCATCCAAAACAGATCGCATCACGACTGAAGAAACCGAACAAGATTGCAGTATCGTATTCGCTGTGGCAGGCTGGATTTCTCTTCATCACATGGTACACACCATGGCTTGAATCCGCAAGAATGATGGAAGAGTACTGTGCAAAGATGGAAGAGTACGGATTCCCACCAACTATGTGGGTCGCAAGTATCGATCATGGAAGACAGGCAATTGTCATGCCCATTCTGTGCTTCAACTCCACCGAGCCAGGAATCTATGATAAGATCCGTGAGTTCAACCTTGAAACGACTCGCTCCTTCCTCAAGAAAGGATGGTTGAACTACAGACCAGATCCATTTGTGCATGCGCCAGAGACCTTCTCGCGGACACCCGAGTATTACAACATGTTACTCAAGTTCAGAAAGGTTCTGGACCCCAACTTGATTCTGCATCCGGGACGCCTTGCAATTCCATGGGAGTCAGTCACTGACTTGCCCAGTCCCGTTAAGGATGGTAAGTAG
- a CDS encoding AAA family ATPase, with translation MELESNVELTGQSRMIRIKNFGPIKKAEIELTPFTIFIGPNKAGKSYAATLINSLVNLFNYGLLTSFIVSPRAVDDEHVDSSHISNDLINWVLMFYETVYGTSVDKNAVRREIALLLDYLEENITNLLVRGFACDLDDLIRHGSETMQVEIESNNLKLDILFTSVPKASPRTRVSVAVTDVPSFDRDEIIKAKSSGDLDDILQLNEGLVNLLAKNYMLRDNQGPPSVDFIRMIVFIRNALAILFHSAFGDIAYYLPAARGGSLQTYRSLTRTIYGDLPLSFVKRSHPREPTLTGSLADLFANLVDMPDKMGPLAEIVGKFEDDILKGHIESVQDGYGATRLEFIEGAYHMGLHRVSSAISELAPLFLYLKYYVIPDSLLIIEEPESHLHPHNQMKIAFLLARLLSENVNVLITTHSEYILNAIDLCVMASSLPDDELEKLSLDTSVLIDRDELAIFLFEFDDDGFVITKPLAITEDGIPDEEFSKVHSVLYDKLLLIDAALARQRHDEE, from the coding sequence ATGGAATTGGAGTCAAACGTCGAATTAACTGGCCAATCACGTATGATTCGGATTAAGAATTTTGGTCCTATAAAAAAAGCAGAGATTGAACTCACTCCTTTTACTATTTTTATTGGGCCAAATAAAGCCGGAAAATCTTATGCTGCGACATTGATAAATTCCCTCGTGAATCTGTTTAATTATGGTCTTCTTACCTCATTTATCGTGTCCCCTCGGGCAGTTGACGATGAACATGTAGACTCCTCTCATATTTCGAACGATCTGATAAATTGGGTCTTGATGTTTTATGAAACCGTTTATGGTACTTCTGTTGATAAAAATGCGGTACGCAGAGAGATAGCGCTATTATTAGATTATTTGGAAGAAAATATAACGAATTTACTTGTCCGTGGATTTGCCTGTGATCTGGATGATTTAATTAGACATGGCTCAGAAACCATGCAAGTGGAGATCGAAAGCAACAACTTGAAATTGGATATTCTGTTTACGAGCGTTCCAAAGGCATCACCCCGTACAAGAGTTTCTGTAGCTGTGACGGATGTCCCCTCTTTTGATCGTGATGAAATTATTAAAGCAAAATCATCTGGTGATCTAGATGATATTCTTCAGCTCAATGAGGGCTTGGTAAATCTCTTGGCCAAAAATTATATGCTTCGCGATAACCAAGGACCTCCCTCAGTCGATTTCATTCGGATGATTGTTTTTATTCGGAATGCATTGGCTATTCTTTTTCATTCCGCCTTTGGAGATATTGCCTATTATCTTCCGGCAGCAAGGGGCGGGTCGTTACAAACGTATCGTTCTCTGACACGTACTATTTATGGGGATTTGCCTCTTTCTTTTGTAAAACGTTCACATCCACGAGAACCAACACTTACGGGATCACTAGCAGATTTATTTGCAAATCTGGTTGATATGCCTGATAAGATGGGTCCTCTTGCAGAAATTGTAGGTAAATTCGAGGATGATATTCTGAAAGGCCATATAGAATCGGTTCAAGATGGCTATGGTGCTACTCGGCTTGAATTTATTGAAGGCGCTTATCATATGGGTCTTCATAGAGTTTCTTCTGCGATTTCAGAGCTTGCCCCATTGTTTCTCTATTTGAAGTACTATGTCATACCTGATTCTCTTCTCATAATCGAAGAACCAGAGTCTCATCTACACCCTCACAATCAGATGAAAATCGCATTCTTGCTCGCTCGTCTTTTGAGTGAGAACGTTAATGTTCTTATTACGACCCATAGCGAGTATATCCTAAATGCAATTGATCTCTGTGTTATGGCATCTTCTCTCCCTGATGACGAGTTGGAAAAACTCTCACTTGATACATCGGTTCTGATTGACAGAGATGAGCTGGCAATCTTTTTGTTCGAATTTGATGATGATGGATTTGTGATTACGAAACCATTGGCGATTACAGAAGATGGAATCCCCGATGAGGAGTTTTCAAAAGTACACAGTGTATTATATGATAAATTATTACTAATTGACGCGGCACTAGCAAGACAACGGCATGACGAGGAATAA
- a CDS encoding cob(I)yrinic acid a,c-diamide adenosyltransferase translates to MSPTRPEIEGQVQIYTGNGKGKTTCALGAGLRAAGHGLEVLMICFMKAKVAERSGGTDVNYGEFRTTDLIPNFTIIPVGRQSFVSKENPDPVDIQMAQDGLKMAQEALQEHKCDMLILDEINVAVEWGLISLEDQLDLIKMRPPDVELIMTGRYARQEILEAADLVTEMTEVKHYYETKKLLARRGFEF, encoded by the coding sequence GTGAGTCCCACCAGACCAGAGATTGAAGGACAGGTACAGATCTATACTGGCAACGGAAAGGGCAAGACCACCTGCGCGCTTGGGGCAGGGCTTCGAGCAGCAGGACACGGACTGGAAGTGCTCATGATCTGCTTCATGAAAGCAAAGGTCGCAGAACGGAGCGGAGGAACTGATGTGAACTACGGTGAATTCAGGACGACGGACCTCATTCCCAACTTCACCATAATCCCTGTAGGACGCCAGTCCTTTGTGAGTAAAGAGAACCCTGACCCCGTCGACATTCAGATGGCGCAGGATGGCCTCAAGATGGCGCAAGAGGCCTTACAGGAACACAAGTGCGATATGTTGATCCTTGACGAGATCAACGTTGCAGTGGAGTGGGGTCTCATATCTCTTGAAGACCAACTTGACCTTATCAAGATGCGACCTCCAGATGTCGAACTCATAATGACCGGACGATATGCGCGGCAGGAGATACTTGAGGCTGCTGATCTGGTCACCGAGATGACCGAGGTCAAACATTACTATGAGACGAAGAAGCTTCTTGCACGAAGAGGGTTTGAATTCTGA
- a CDS encoding HAD family hydrolase, which yields MTSSSSSSSSPLLSYDAVIFDLDGTLVDTKQFPIVASKYMFQKLGLTSEVMFQQYLQALVAAYFQQIDEVVGGAPYKTPYHIIRSAVASGLRVIGLEVADDLLDAVADEFSRLHLELPVLFPGTLNLLTTLKAHGIKMGVITNSFEGHPEIILRRLGVHEFFTVMVDGGDVHTYKPDPRPFEYALEILEVDKSSALMVGDEYYADIVGAYNAKIASVWINMHNDPLDRFLDQYGKDTAPKVIVNSISGLLADLT from the coding sequence GTGACCTCTTCCTCCTCCTCCTCATCCTCTCCCCTCCTGAGCTACGATGCCGTCATCTTTGATCTCGACGGTACGCTTGTGGACACCAAACAATTTCCAATTGTTGCCAGCAAGTACATGTTTCAGAAACTCGGGCTGACCTCTGAAGTCATGTTCCAGCAATACCTTCAGGCTCTCGTAGCAGCATATTTCCAACAGATCGATGAAGTCGTGGGTGGAGCGCCCTACAAGACTCCTTACCATATCATACGTTCTGCCGTTGCCAGTGGTCTTCGCGTCATTGGTCTTGAGGTTGCTGATGACCTCTTGGACGCTGTTGCTGATGAGTTCTCCCGACTTCATCTCGAGTTGCCTGTGTTGTTCCCGGGAACCCTCAATCTATTGACCACTCTCAAGGCACACGGGATCAAGATGGGCGTGATCACCAACTCCTTTGAGGGTCATCCGGAGATCATCCTTCGCCGACTAGGGGTCCATGAGTTCTTTACGGTCATGGTCGATGGAGGTGATGTTCATACTTACAAACCCGACCCCAGACCGTTTGAGTATGCCCTTGAGATACTGGAGGTTGACAAGTCGTCCGCGCTCATGGTCGGTGATGAATACTATGCTGATATTGTTGGTGCCTACAATGCAAAAATTGCATCTGTCTGGATCAATATGCACAATGACCCGTTGGACAGGTTTCTGGACCAATATGGAAAAGATACGGCACCGAAAGTAATTGTCAACTCAATTTCTGGTCTTCTGGCCGATTTGACGTAG
- a CDS encoding class I SAM-dependent methyltransferase, with protein MVRVKRMNYYQGYDAIAEYYDLFAENDDIAFYRTIADEYGGPVLDLAAGTGRIAIALAQAGHTVTALEISPAMREIMRGKRAKLDEEQQSQIKIVEGNMIDFDIGMQFSTIIIPASFGHAMTTEEQISLLKSVRKHLTKDGIFVLDLFPGGAMPEHAEFENGPVQMTDGRIVTKRGIIDCDYVSHLLRLQLTYSVRLKDGSTKTIECETNAAIIFNREANLLIKMAGLQVIEEYGAFDRRPYSPDCGRRILLLQHH; from the coding sequence ATGGTAAGAGTCAAGCGCATGAATTATTATCAAGGTTATGATGCGATAGCCGAATACTACGACCTCTTTGCAGAAAATGATGATATAGCATTTTATCGAACTATTGCAGATGAATACGGGGGCCCTGTTCTTGATCTGGCGGCTGGAACGGGGAGAATTGCAATAGCACTGGCGCAAGCAGGTCATACCGTTACAGCACTTGAGATCTCACCAGCCATGCGAGAAATCATGAGAGGCAAACGTGCCAAACTTGACGAGGAGCAGCAGTCACAAATCAAAATTGTAGAGGGAAACATGATTGACTTTGACATCGGTATGCAATTTTCAACAATAATCATACCTGCATCATTTGGCCATGCCATGACCACCGAGGAACAGATATCGCTGCTCAAGAGCGTACGGAAACATCTTACGAAAGACGGAATATTCGTTCTCGATCTCTTTCCAGGGGGAGCCATGCCAGAACATGCCGAGTTTGAGAATGGGCCAGTCCAGATGACTGATGGAAGAATTGTTACAAAACGTGGTATAATCGACTGCGATTATGTCAGTCATCTATTGAGGCTGCAATTGACATACTCTGTCAGATTAAAAGATGGAAGTACCAAAACCATCGAGTGTGAAACTAATGCCGCGATCATCTTTAACCGGGAGGCGAATCTCCTCATCAAGATGGCCGGACTACAAGTCATCGAAGAGTATGGTGCCTTTGACAGACGACCATACTCTCCAGATTGTGGAAGAAGAATTCTCCTCTTACAACATCATTGA
- a CDS encoding (Fe-S)-binding protein yields the protein MTSLEELREINSRCIHCRACQYAYSGEPDREGETEEYTGMLQGCPAGIYYGWEGYFNSGKQWMARAFLNGEMKASKELLEVVEACTTCGMCENQCPNYIDTVHVTEELRAAIIEAGIEPLSKHKALAERVRRDDMRNPYNEPRDQRTAWYNGKPDEPGKKVAYFVGCTGAYRQQHVAQRTASILKKVGIDFTILSKEVCCGSPLLRTGQKEIFKQVMEENLEMFKDFDLLVFSCAGCYKTFRNDYPRISGKPLPFKVRHTVELIYDLIQEGKLNIKKEYAKKVTWHDPCHSVRHVGIAIEKEILANSDNWLMDSRKAEKAKEEHYNIPRVVLSNIPGLDLHEMYRIKGDSFCCGAGGGVKSQYPDMALSTSKERLREAASTGAEILMTSCPFCITNFQDAVKALKKEEEETGEKLAGSDLKVVELLEVLDDLIE from the coding sequence ATGACAAGTTTGGAAGAATTGCGAGAGATCAATTCGCGCTGCATTCACTGCCGGGCGTGCCAGTATGCATATTCGGGAGAACCTGATCGTGAGGGCGAAACCGAAGAATACACCGGAATGCTGCAAGGATGTCCTGCGGGAATCTACTACGGCTGGGAAGGCTATTTCAACTCAGGCAAACAATGGATGGCCAGAGCATTTCTGAACGGTGAGATGAAGGCCAGTAAAGAACTGCTGGAAGTGGTAGAGGCCTGTACAACTTGTGGAATGTGTGAAAACCAGTGCCCGAACTATATCGATACTGTTCATGTGACAGAGGAGCTGAGAGCAGCCATTATCGAGGCGGGCATCGAACCCCTCAGCAAGCACAAGGCCCTGGCTGAGAGAGTCCGAAGAGATGACATGCGAAACCCGTACAATGAACCGCGTGATCAGAGAACTGCGTGGTATAATGGAAAACCCGATGAACCGGGGAAGAAGGTCGCATACTTTGTTGGCTGTACTGGAGCATATCGACAGCAACATGTCGCTCAGCGGACCGCAAGTATCCTGAAAAAGGTCGGGATTGATTTTACGATCCTGAGTAAGGAGGTCTGCTGTGGTTCACCGCTACTGAGAACGGGTCAGAAAGAGATCTTCAAGCAGGTCATGGAAGAAAATCTTGAGATGTTCAAGGACTTTGATCTGCTCGTCTTTAGCTGTGCAGGTTGCTACAAGACCTTTAGAAATGACTATCCTAGAATCAGTGGTAAGCCACTACCATTCAAGGTAAGGCATACAGTAGAATTGATCTACGACCTGATCCAAGAAGGAAAGTTGAACATCAAGAAGGAATATGCGAAGAAGGTCACGTGGCACGACCCATGCCATAGCGTACGTCATGTCGGAATCGCCATTGAGAAAGAGATTCTAGCCAACAGTGACAACTGGCTCATGGACAGCCGCAAGGCGGAGAAGGCAAAGGAGGAACACTACAACATTCCACGAGTAGTGCTCAGCAATATCCCCGGCCTCGATCTACATGAGATGTATCGTATCAAGGGTGACTCCTTCTGTTGTGGAGCTGGTGGCGGTGTCAAGTCACAGTATCCGGACATGGCATTGTCTACTTCTAAGGAGCGACTTAGGGAGGCTGCCTCAACTGGTGCCGAGATCCTCATGACATCGTGCCCATTCTGCATAACTAACTTCCAAGATGCAGTCAAGGCACTCAAGAAGGAAGAAGAAGAGACCGGAGAGAAATTGGCTGGCTCTGACCTGAAAGTCGTGGAGCTTCTCGAAGTACTTGATGATCTGATTGAATAG